ACTCCTGCTCCGGCAGCGTGGCCAGCCAGCCGAGAACGTCGTCGCCCGCGCCCTGGGCGGTCGCGCTGCGCAGAAGTTCCGCCCGGTCGCAGGGGTAGCGGACGCTGGCCAGGCAGTCGCGGATGTCGATCATCGCCGACCTCCCTTGGTTGACGGCGAAGGTGCTTGCCCTGACCGCATACCCGGTCCAGACGGCGGGTATGCGCTCGCTGGGTATCCCGCTGATTAGCTCGGTGAGCGAACTAACTCTCCTGCGCTCTTGCCAGTACGGCTGGTTATGCCCGTAATATAGTTCTGCACTGGAACTAATAGACGGGAGCAGACGGTGACGATCGGCCACGAACGCGCTCGTCCGGCGATCGTGCGGGACCACCCGATGGCCGGCTGGTTCGCGGTCGGCGCGGTGTGTTTCGGCGCCTTCATGGGGCAGCTCGACGCCAGCATCGTCACTCTCACCTTCCCCGCCCTCCAGCACGAGTACGGCGAGCCGCTCGCCGCCGTCCAGTGGGTGTCG
This sequence is a window from Amycolatopsis benzoatilytica AK 16/65. Protein-coding genes within it:
- a CDS encoding DUF2795 domain-containing protein, coding for MIDIRDCLASVRYPCDRAELLRSATAQGAGDDVLGWLATLPEQEYDSIDTVNRLLNRPVELHGHPWHGPH